Proteins co-encoded in one Meiothermus sp. genomic window:
- a CDS encoding BTAD domain-containing putative transcriptional regulator: MPDRKRLARASEPLETAPPRGRLELLGVPTLHIQNRQLRPLERKTAGLLAYLSLEGSTSRSKLAGLLWPASTEPTARNNLAQALRRLKQAAGAEVVRGGDVLELLGLAVDVALLQVAHFAGRHLELAEARGVLLEGCDYDDCPDFDDWLLVQREKLAELRRMSLAALSDGLEQAGQYREALAYAERLLEQDLLSEVAHRRVMRLLYLSGDRPAALKAYERCQTVLKRELGVAPLAETQALAAQITQGAGLEQSAPPQKSAIPLSLLRPPVMVGREKLWAQMEEAYQKGQVVLLRGEPGVGKTRLALDFAASKGRVVLLAARPGDAGVPYSSYARSLRESFAERPELLHNLPAWVRREVARILPELAQDAPPPLLSEAEKLRFYDALAELTLYSHLADRPSIQVSDDAQYLDRASLEAMLYQLNKYGGVGGQGQPPFTIEIYRRGEIAPEVEQGIFLPLVEAGLAVLLDVEPLQPAEVEALVQSLEVPGLASLSQTLVRYTGGNPFFVLETARSLVESGALQKGVPQKLPASGRVRTLIQARLEGLSPPAQRLIRTAAVAGPDFSPELAASVLEATPWELLEPWAELEAAQMLRGNAFTHDLLYEATLGSIPASIKAYLHRQIAAYLEGVGADPARIAGHWLGAEPARAVPFLVQAARRAEEAYRLTEAAQFYEQALEHTGEAQAFDLLEVLSRVMVRFDTGQRHARLIERMQTMADTPEKQARAWLCEAIRQAEHGYGSEAEAAARQGLQAAEQAGLPELRIRLLDSLAQSLYVQRKTPALVEALEQLRQLHRERGDVLQAAICTSRLGIAYDQLERHREALAYYQEAEPVLERSENRIMRVGLHLNRAVSLAALGLAEAALEAQLQAGRLLEGTQGVTGREVHHLNNLALRYHDLERYAEAQQALERALEIVPEEWGWTRAFSEYQMARLHWVWGAWDAASDWLNRALGAPDLPRRDEATYRILGLLLAHRRGEEVGSWLEKLSELFDGQQSQAYGRFLLAKARILPDEAPVYLKEALALAQERDFPALQISAHTLLAETLLCRSGSSRGGLKEAQAHAQAAIKLLEGYWPTGCTKLEVLWVHCSAQAASLPADLSLIEQVLGYLMRIAENEVPSQHRPSFLSQNPLSQAILQAARSAGLSSL, translated from the coding sequence ATGCCAGATCGCAAGCGCCTGGCAAGGGCTTCGGAACCCCTCGAGACCGCCCCGCCTCGGGGCCGCCTCGAGCTGCTGGGCGTTCCGACTTTGCACATCCAGAACCGCCAGTTGCGCCCGCTCGAGCGTAAGACGGCGGGTCTGCTGGCTTACCTGAGCCTTGAAGGCTCCACCAGCCGCTCTAAACTGGCGGGCCTGTTGTGGCCCGCATCCACCGAGCCCACCGCCCGCAACAACCTGGCCCAGGCCCTGAGGCGGCTCAAGCAGGCCGCCGGGGCCGAGGTGGTGCGGGGAGGCGATGTGCTCGAGCTGCTGGGCCTGGCGGTGGATGTGGCCCTGTTGCAGGTAGCCCACTTTGCGGGACGGCATCTAGAGCTGGCTGAAGCCCGTGGGGTGTTGCTGGAGGGCTGCGATTACGACGACTGCCCCGATTTCGACGACTGGCTCTTGGTGCAGCGGGAGAAGCTGGCCGAGCTGCGACGGATGTCGCTGGCGGCGCTGTCCGATGGGCTCGAGCAGGCCGGGCAGTACCGCGAGGCCCTGGCCTACGCCGAACGGCTGCTCGAGCAGGACCTGCTCTCGGAGGTGGCCCACCGCCGGGTGATGCGGCTCTTGTACCTGAGCGGGGATCGGCCCGCTGCGCTCAAGGCTTACGAGCGTTGTCAGACTGTCCTAAAGCGCGAGCTGGGGGTGGCCCCGCTGGCCGAAACCCAGGCGCTGGCGGCACAGATTACCCAGGGTGCGGGGCTCGAGCAAAGCGCCCCCCCGCAAAAAAGCGCCATCCCCCTCAGTTTGTTGCGCCCGCCGGTGATGGTGGGCCGGGAAAAGCTTTGGGCCCAGATGGAGGAGGCCTACCAGAAAGGCCAGGTGGTGTTGTTGCGCGGCGAGCCAGGGGTGGGAAAAACTCGACTTGCGCTCGATTTCGCAGCATCGAAGGGGCGGGTGGTGCTGTTGGCGGCTCGTCCTGGCGATGCCGGGGTGCCTTACTCGAGTTATGCCCGCAGCCTGCGCGAATCTTTTGCCGAGCGGCCCGAACTGCTGCACAACCTACCGGCCTGGGTACGGCGCGAGGTGGCCCGTATCCTGCCCGAGCTGGCGCAGGATGCGCCCCCACCCCTGCTATCCGAAGCCGAAAAACTGCGCTTTTACGATGCCCTGGCCGAACTCACGCTGTATTCACATCTTGCGGACAGACCCAGCATTCAGGTTAGCGACGACGCGCAGTACCTCGACCGGGCCAGCCTCGAGGCCATGCTTTATCAGCTCAACAAATATGGCGGGGTGGGGGGCCAAGGACAGCCCCCCTTCACCATCGAGATTTATCGTCGGGGCGAGATTGCGCCCGAGGTCGAGCAGGGCATTTTTCTGCCCCTGGTGGAGGCAGGGTTGGCGGTGCTGCTGGACGTGGAGCCATTGCAGCCCGCCGAGGTCGAAGCCTTGGTACAAAGCCTCGAGGTGCCGGGTCTGGCGTCGCTCTCGCAAACACTGGTGCGCTACACCGGGGGTAACCCATTTTTTGTACTTGAGACGGCCCGTAGCTTGGTGGAGTCGGGGGCCTTGCAGAAAGGGGTTCCACAAAAGCTCCCGGCTTCGGGCCGGGTGCGTACCCTCATTCAGGCCCGCCTCGAGGGTCTTTCTCCGCCAGCCCAACGGCTGATTCGCACGGCTGCTGTGGCCGGGCCCGACTTCTCGCCCGAACTGGCCGCTTCGGTGCTGGAGGCCACCCCCTGGGAGCTCTTGGAACCCTGGGCCGAGCTCGAGGCGGCCCAGATGTTGCGGGGCAACGCCTTTACCCACGACCTGCTCTACGAGGCTACCCTGGGGAGCATACCGGCCAGCATCAAAGCCTATCTACATCGGCAAATCGCGGCGTATTTGGAAGGAGTAGGGGCCGATCCAGCCCGCATTGCAGGCCACTGGCTGGGGGCTGAGCCTGCGCGGGCGGTTCCTTTTCTGGTACAGGCCGCCCGCAGGGCCGAGGAGGCCTACCGACTGACTGAGGCCGCCCAGTTCTACGAGCAGGCCCTCGAGCACACAGGAGAGGCCCAGGCCTTCGACTTGCTGGAGGTTTTAAGCCGGGTGATGGTTCGCTTCGATACCGGCCAGCGCCACGCCAGGTTGATTGAGCGTATGCAGACGATGGCCGATACCCCCGAGAAGCAGGCCAGAGCCTGGCTGTGCGAGGCCATCCGGCAGGCCGAGCATGGCTATGGGTCTGAGGCCGAAGCGGCGGCCCGGCAGGGCTTGCAGGCTGCCGAGCAAGCCGGGCTGCCCGAGCTCCGCATCCGCCTGCTGGACTCGCTGGCCCAGTCGCTGTATGTGCAGCGCAAAACCCCTGCCCTGGTCGAGGCCCTGGAGCAACTCCGGCAGCTTCATCGGGAACGGGGCGATGTGCTTCAGGCCGCCATCTGCACCTCGCGCCTGGGCATCGCCTACGATCAGCTCGAGCGCCACCGCGAGGCCCTGGCCTACTACCAGGAGGCCGAACCGGTTCTGGAGCGCTCCGAAAACCGCATCATGCGGGTGGGTTTGCACCTCAACCGTGCCGTCTCGCTGGCTGCGCTGGGTCTGGCCGAAGCAGCCCTGGAGGCGCAGCTCCAGGCCGGGCGCTTGCTCGAGGGTACGCAAGGCGTTACAGGCCGCGAGGTGCACCACCTCAACAACCTGGCCCTGCGCTACCACGACCTCGAGCGCTACGCAGAGGCCCAGCAAGCCCTGGAACGCGCACTGGAGATTGTTCCGGAGGAGTGGGGCTGGACACGGGCTTTTAGCGAGTACCAGATGGCCCGGCTCCACTGGGTGTGGGGGGCGTGGGATGCCGCCTCGGACTGGCTGAACCGGGCCCTGGGCGCACCCGACCTGCCCCGGCGCGACGAGGCCACTTACCGCATCCTGGGCCTTTTGCTGGCGCACCGTCGGGGAGAAGAAGTCGGCTCGTGGTTGGAAAAGCTGAGTGAACTTTTTGATGGCCAGCAAAGCCAGGCCTATGGGCGCTTTTTGTTGGCCAAAGCCCGCATACTGCCCGATGAAGCACCTGTGTACCTTAAAGAAGCCCTGGCGCTGGCCCAGGAAAGAGACTTTCCCGCCCTGCAAATATCCGCCCATACCCTGCTGGCCGAGACCTTATTGTGTCGGTCTGGTTCGTCCCGAGGTGGTTTGAAGGAAGCTCAAGCGCACGCACAGGCAGCTATAAAGCTGCTGGAAGGCTACTGGCCGACGGGTTGCACAAAACTCGAGGTGCTCTGGGTGCATTGCTCTGCCCAGGCGGCCAGCTTGCCTGCTGATCTATCCTTGATAGAGCAGGTGCTGGGCTACTTGATGAGAATCGCTGAAAACGAAGTGCCTTCCCAGCACCGACCCAGTTTCTTAAGCCAGAACCCTCTGAGCCAGGCGATTCTTCAGGCGGCTCGATCGGCCGGCCTCTCGAGCCTCTAG
- a CDS encoding RodZ domain-containing protein has translation MCELGKRLKEAREARGLELAQAAEVLKVRRAILEALEDCRFDELPEPPLARGYLKRYAQLLGLDPAPLLALYPSSAPQISEPVSPPSDKPSATSRPGWLWAVPLAVLLVLLGWWGYRTLNRPSTSTPTPPPSAPVTPPPPKQVSLRIATQPPGARVYLDGFLLGQAPLEARVEAGERTLRVEAAGYQKYEQVLTLQTDRNLSFALTPVPPASSAPEPPAPGTVPPTNPTSPTPTTGLVLRLEGTSWVRVTDGRTGRLLYEGTVASGTQLSYPLPVVVRVGNAGVVRAIVNGQDRGRMGNVGQVVTQRFGE, from the coding sequence ATGTGTGAGTTGGGGAAGCGGCTAAAGGAAGCCCGCGAGGCCAGGGGGCTGGAGCTAGCCCAGGCCGCAGAGGTGCTTAAGGTGCGGCGGGCCATTCTGGAAGCCCTAGAAGACTGTCGATTCGATGAACTACCCGAACCGCCCCTGGCTCGAGGCTATCTCAAGCGCTATGCCCAACTGCTGGGCCTCGACCCCGCACCCCTGCTGGCCCTTTATCCCAGCAGTGCCCCGCAAATCTCAGAGCCCGTATCTCCTCCCAGCGACAAACCCTCCGCTACCTCGAGGCCTGGCTGGCTCTGGGCCGTTCCCTTAGCGGTGCTGCTGGTACTCCTGGGCTGGTGGGGGTACCGCACCCTCAACCGCCCTAGCACGTCCACACCCACCCCCCCGCCCTCTGCCCCCGTCACGCCCCCACCCCCCAAACAGGTTAGCTTGCGCATCGCCACCCAGCCCCCCGGCGCCCGGGTCTACCTGGATGGTTTCTTGTTGGGCCAGGCCCCACTGGAGGCCAGGGTCGAAGCCGGAGAACGTACCCTCCGCGTCGAGGCAGCCGGCTATCAAAAATACGAGCAGGTGCTCACCCTGCAAACAGACCGCAATCTAAGCTTTGCCCTGACGCCCGTTCCTCCCGCATCCAGCGCCCCTGAACCCCCCGCTCCAGGAACTGTGCCTCCCACCAATCCCACCTCTCCCACACCCACTACAGGTCTTGTGCTGAGGCTCGAGGGCACTAGCTGGGTTCGTGTCACCGATGGCCGCACGGGCCGGCTGCTGTATGAAGGCACCGTAGCCAGCGGAACCCAGCTCAGCTACCCCCTGCCGGTGGTGGTGCGGGTTGGCAATGCCGGGGTGGTGCGGGCCATCGTCAACGGTCAGGATCGGGGCCGCATGGGCAATGTGGGACAGGTGGTCACACAGCGTTTTGGGGAATAG
- a CDS encoding YncE family protein: protein MRKAMLLGWVLLTACSGAPAVSPHYVLVSQAGSSTVAVVDPVQGKTLQHITVGGLPHRMVVSPEGDKVYVVLVGSQAVAEVDMRTLSVRRTFLTAPVPERRPDGTVIQAHLEQDAFSQTSCFACHNPGGARPFIVGERPVGIAFSSDFARLFVSHIRQGRLSEIDLDSGQVVRAVNLPPSGSANEAADVARVNARLVVALRPRQPSTEASAVRWLDEDTWQTLAEAPTGSDPAFVLPLGEGALVSNFESNTLSLHAPGASPKSFTVTPGPLGMLAVGKGKILSLNYYSNAVSLVDLDSGQVQNFRLELANKVFVNPTHAALSPDGRRVYIVSSGTEGHLVVFDLERKQVTQAIPIDGLSFDVVVVRRQ from the coding sequence ATGCGAAAGGCAATGCTCCTTGGCTGGGTTTTACTGACAGCCTGTTCGGGGGCGCCGGCGGTCAGTCCCCACTATGTGCTGGTGAGCCAGGCCGGCTCGAGTACGGTGGCCGTGGTAGATCCTGTGCAGGGCAAAACCCTCCAGCACATCACCGTGGGGGGGTTGCCACACCGGATGGTCGTGAGCCCGGAGGGAGACAAGGTATACGTGGTGCTGGTGGGCTCGCAGGCGGTAGCTGAGGTGGATATGCGCACGCTATCGGTTCGCCGCACCTTCCTGACTGCCCCGGTGCCCGAGCGCCGCCCCGACGGTACGGTGATCCAGGCCCACCTCGAGCAGGATGCCTTCTCCCAGACCAGTTGCTTTGCCTGTCATAACCCCGGCGGGGCCAGGCCCTTCATCGTGGGTGAACGACCGGTGGGTATCGCCTTCTCGAGCGACTTTGCCAGGCTCTTCGTCTCCCACATCCGCCAGGGCCGCCTGAGCGAGATTGACCTGGACAGCGGGCAGGTGGTGCGGGCCGTCAACCTACCGCCCTCGGGCAGCGCGAACGAGGCTGCCGATGTGGCGCGGGTGAACGCCCGGCTGGTGGTGGCGCTGCGCCCCCGCCAGCCCAGCACCGAGGCCAGCGCGGTGCGCTGGCTCGATGAGGACACCTGGCAAACCCTGGCCGAGGCCCCTACCGGCTCCGACCCGGCCTTTGTGTTGCCGCTGGGGGAGGGGGCTTTGGTCTCCAACTTCGAGTCCAACACCCTCAGCCTGCACGCGCCCGGCGCAAGCCCCAAAAGCTTCACCGTTACGCCGGGGCCGCTGGGGATGCTGGCCGTGGGCAAGGGGAAAATCCTATCGCTCAACTACTACTCCAACGCGGTCTCGCTGGTGGATCTGGACTCGGGTCAGGTGCAAAACTTCCGGCTCGAGCTCGCCAATAAAGTCTTTGTCAACCCCACCCACGCGGCCCTCTCGCCCGACGGCAGGCGGGTGTACATCGTGAGCAGCGGTACCGAGGGCCACCTGGTGGTCTTCGACCTGGAGCGCAAGCAAGTAACCCAGGCCATCCCGATAGATGGCCTCTCGTTCGATGTGGTGGTGGTTCGTCGGCAATAG
- a CDS encoding tetratricopeptide repeat protein, producing the protein MNQTLQALEAQLNQTQALSEKLRLLDELYQFLRHSDLRRAGQVVEEMLILSKEIAYPAGRGLALKNLGDFHFRQGNLPAAQGCLEEALSVLRRLGEFRGEASALNALGHFHYFQGNFPKALEYYLEALEVSRKYEHKVLEAEALNGVGLVQYTLGNHQEAAKYFLRSLALKRELGDHLSQAETLTNLGMVYLELGDLAGAAQLYRESLSIQQALGDRQGEASALRNLGVVFQRLGRVQEALDYHQQALQIASQLGSPQIRATCLENQGLAHVALGNLDTALELLQAAKALYQELSHRLGELSTLLQIGLLLGRKGQPDIAIQALQQGLELAEELGTQKLLLEFHQAIASVFEAGQKPALALYHLRQALEIERKLHKEQQAQRTAALLAGFQVEKARQEAEIERLRSTELARANRELALAIESLREANAEKSRLLDKLRQQSAELERLARQDPLTRLHNRRYLEENLEREFAASKRYKFPLSVALVDIDHFKQINDTFSHQVGDDVLRIVGQILESGCRGVDFAARYGGEEFALVFSQTDLAGALIACERVRQRIEQHHWAALHPDLKVTVSIGVSCDPTLPNHEKLLAAADEQLYRAKRAGRNRVFPQS; encoded by the coding sequence ATGAATCAGACCCTCCAAGCCCTCGAGGCCCAGCTCAACCAAACCCAGGCCCTATCGGAGAAACTGCGTCTACTCGACGAGCTGTACCAGTTCCTGCGGCATAGCGATCTGCGCCGGGCCGGACAGGTTGTCGAGGAGATGCTTATCCTCTCGAAAGAGATAGCCTATCCAGCAGGGCGGGGCTTAGCGCTTAAAAACCTGGGCGATTTCCACTTTCGTCAGGGCAATCTGCCCGCCGCTCAGGGCTGTTTGGAAGAAGCTCTTTCGGTTCTGCGCAGATTGGGTGAGTTTAGGGGCGAGGCCAGCGCTCTCAACGCACTGGGCCACTTCCATTATTTTCAGGGTAATTTTCCCAAGGCCCTCGAGTACTACCTAGAAGCCCTCGAGGTAAGCCGAAAGTATGAACACAAAGTGCTCGAGGCCGAGGCCCTGAATGGCGTTGGTCTGGTGCAATACACCCTGGGCAACCACCAGGAGGCCGCCAAATACTTCCTGCGCAGCCTGGCCCTCAAGCGCGAGTTGGGCGATCATCTCAGCCAAGCCGAAACCCTAACCAACCTGGGCATGGTGTACCTCGAGCTTGGCGACCTTGCGGGTGCAGCCCAGCTCTACCGTGAAAGCCTGTCTATTCAGCAAGCACTGGGCGACCGTCAGGGCGAAGCCAGCGCGCTACGCAATCTGGGCGTGGTATTTCAGCGGCTGGGGCGCGTCCAGGAGGCCCTGGACTACCACCAGCAAGCCCTGCAGATTGCCAGCCAGCTAGGCAGTCCCCAGATTCGGGCCACCTGTTTGGAGAACCAGGGCCTCGCCCACGTGGCCCTGGGCAATTTGGACACGGCGCTGGAATTGCTTCAGGCCGCCAAGGCTCTCTACCAGGAACTAAGCCATCGGCTGGGCGAGCTGAGCACGCTGCTGCAAATCGGCTTACTGCTGGGCCGTAAGGGGCAGCCGGACATCGCAATTCAGGCTCTGCAACAGGGCCTCGAGCTGGCTGAAGAGCTGGGTACGCAAAAGCTGCTGCTCGAGTTTCACCAGGCCATAGCCAGCGTTTTCGAGGCAGGGCAGAAACCCGCATTGGCCCTGTACCACCTGCGGCAGGCCCTCGAGATTGAGCGCAAGCTACACAAAGAGCAGCAGGCCCAAAGAACCGCCGCCCTGCTGGCTGGGTTTCAGGTAGAAAAAGCCCGTCAGGAAGCGGAAATTGAACGGTTGCGCAGCACCGAGCTGGCCCGTGCCAACCGCGAACTGGCCCTGGCTATAGAAAGTCTGAGGGAGGCCAACGCCGAGAAGTCGCGCCTGCTGGATAAGCTACGCCAGCAGTCGGCTGAGCTGGAGCGCCTGGCCCGCCAGGACCCCCTAACCCGACTGCATAACCGCCGCTACCTGGAGGAAAACCTCGAGCGTGAGTTTGCTGCCTCCAAGCGCTACAAATTCCCCCTCAGCGTAGCGCTTGTAGATATCGACCATTTCAAGCAAATCAACGATACCTTTTCTCATCAGGTTGGCGACGACGTGTTACGGATTGTTGGACAAATTCTCGAGTCCGGCTGCCGGGGGGTAGATTTTGCCGCCCGCTATGGGGGTGAGGAATTTGCCCTGGTCTTCTCTCAAACCGACCTGGCAGGAGCCCTGATTGCCTGCGAACGGGTACGGCAACGCATCGAACAGCATCACTGGGCCGCTCTGCACCCCGATCTGAAGGTAACGGTAAGCATCGGGGTAAGCTGTGACCCCACCCTCCCCAACCACGAAAAACTCCTGGCCGCCGCCGACGAGCAACTCTACAGGGCCAAGCGGGCTGGGCGGAACCGGGTATTCCCGCAAAGCTAG
- a CDS encoding DUF937 domain-containing protein, which yields MAGLTDLLGAALSEDVIQQMAKQLGAEDKQVQSAIGMALPALLQGLQRNAADPQGAESLTNALQRDHDGGILDDLMGFLSNAQQGPGAGILRHVLGDRREVVQQGIGQATGINPSQIGGLLEMLAPVVMGALGKTTRQQGADVGSLMDLLGQATGQMQQQQPQAFNLVNMLLDQNRDGNVMDDVVRMLGNFLKR from the coding sequence ATGGCAGGACTTACAGATTTGTTGGGCGCAGCTCTTTCAGAAGACGTCATTCAACAGATGGCAAAGCAGCTCGGCGCTGAGGATAAACAGGTGCAAAGCGCAATTGGGATGGCTTTACCAGCCCTTTTGCAAGGGTTACAGCGCAATGCCGCCGACCCGCAAGGGGCTGAGTCGCTGACCAATGCTTTGCAGCGTGATCACGATGGCGGAATACTGGATGACCTGATGGGCTTTTTGAGCAACGCCCAGCAGGGGCCGGGGGCCGGTATTCTGCGCCATGTGCTAGGAGATAGGCGCGAGGTTGTGCAGCAGGGGATTGGGCAAGCTACCGGCATCAACCCCAGCCAGATTGGGGGCCTACTGGAGATGCTGGCCCCGGTGGTAATGGGGGCGTTGGGCAAGACCACCCGCCAGCAGGGCGCGGACGTTGGCAGCTTGATGGATTTATTGGGGCAAGCCACTGGCCAGATGCAACAGCAACAACCTCAGGCCTTCAACCTGGTTAATATGCTGCTTGATCAGAACCGCGACGGCAACGTGATGGACGATGTGGTACGGATGCTGGGTAATTTCCTCAAGCGCTAG
- a CDS encoding pseudouridine-5'-phosphate glycosidase yields MRLHSEVTQALQNRQAVVALESTVITHGLPRPLNLELARKLEDTVRQAGAVPATIAILRGEVVVGLTPDELEAIATDDTADKASLWNLGALLAQGRSAGTTVASTTFLAHKAGIQVFATGGIGGVHPHPYDESADLLELSRTPIVVVSAGPKSILDLAATLERLESLGVALLGYKTNHLPAFHSPSSPYLLPARVESAQEAARAYKAARTLGLPGASLVLNPISKGLDFTQVQRWVEQATQEAARLGVGGKALTPFLLRRISELSGGQTDEVNLRLLEENARLAAQIALALTQE; encoded by the coding sequence ATGCGTCTGCACTCCGAAGTAACACAGGCTCTGCAAAACCGCCAGGCAGTGGTGGCCCTCGAGTCCACCGTTATCACCCACGGCCTGCCCCGCCCCCTGAACCTGGAGCTTGCCCGCAAACTCGAGGATACCGTGCGCCAGGCAGGGGCCGTCCCCGCCACCATTGCCATCCTGAGGGGCGAAGTGGTGGTGGGGCTGACCCCAGACGAGCTCGAGGCCATTGCCACCGACGACACCGCCGACAAAGCCAGCCTGTGGAACCTGGGGGCCCTGCTGGCCCAGGGCAGGAGCGCAGGCACCACCGTGGCCTCCACCACCTTTCTGGCCCACAAGGCCGGCATTCAGGTTTTCGCCACCGGCGGCATTGGCGGCGTGCACCCCCACCCCTACGACGAATCGGCAGACTTGCTCGAGCTCTCCCGTACCCCCATTGTGGTGGTTTCGGCAGGCCCTAAAAGCATCCTCGACCTCGCGGCCACCCTGGAGCGCCTGGAATCGCTGGGGGTAGCCCTGTTAGGCTATAAAACCAACCACCTGCCCGCCTTTCACAGCCCCTCCAGCCCCTATCTCCTACCGGCTCGGGTGGAGTCGGCCCAGGAGGCTGCCCGGGCTTACAAAGCCGCCCGAACCTTGGGGCTACCGGGGGCCAGCCTGGTGCTTAACCCCATTTCCAAAGGGCTGGACTTTACCCAGGTGCAGCGCTGGGTGGAACAGGCCACCCAGGAAGCCGCCCGGCTTGGGGTAGGCGGAAAAGCCCTCACACCGTTCTTACTCCGGCGCATCTCTGAGTTGAGTGGGGGCCAGACCGACGAGGTCAATCTGCGGCTACTGGAAGAAAACGCCCGCCTAGCAGCCCAAATTGCCCTGGCTCTAACCCAGGAATAG
- a CDS encoding fibronectin type III domain-containing protein: MRFNQQLLGLAGPNTHRLTAVAVTVYGNAAPVQPVTVFYQASFQNLQSSGIGATTATLGVNLFSYFKGGLLYVDYGTTNSFGNSVPPATVPNTALNFPSVSTSLTGLTPNTTYFWRYRFVTDAGTFNSPTQTFTTSAAPTFALTVNKNGTGSGTVTSSPAGINCGATCTASFAQGTTVTLTAAPASGSVFAGWSGGGCGGTGTCTVTMSAAQSVTATFNTAPTSTFNLTVNKSGTGSGTITSSPSGINCGATCSASFNAGTAVTLSAAAASGSTFAGWSGGGCSGTGTCTLTMNAAQNVTATFNTAQSFGTLNLQVTGLPSGNSATLTITGPNGFNQQRTILTGTGQSLSDVVTGTYTVTAPSVVVGGVTYNPNPASQTVNVTTGSATASVNYTQAPAASFALTVNKGGTGSGTVSSSPAGINCGATCNAAFSSGASVILSAVADTGSTFAGWSGACTGTGTCSVTMDAAKTVTATFNTTPAGSPTITAAKPANAPTDATRNKGQSNVSMLAFTLNPSQATQLQSITLQATGTGHDGLDLTAVKLIRDANANGQIDSGETPIATGNFSADNGTLTFSLSSPLALSPGNSQFLVVADIASTLAARPAVLKAQSLPALPAPLLLTMLPLMLLGAWRMRSLRVGFLALALALTLAACGGGGQNTVPVNKTYQINLTALSAQGSPTVSGLPITGATITVQK, encoded by the coding sequence GTGCGCTTCAACCAGCAGTTGCTGGGGCTCGCAGGCCCCAACACCCACCGCCTTACCGCCGTCGCAGTGACTGTTTATGGCAACGCTGCACCGGTGCAGCCGGTGACGGTCTTTTATCAGGCCAGCTTCCAGAACCTGCAAAGCAGCGGGATTGGCGCTACCACTGCGACCCTTGGGGTGAATCTTTTTAGCTATTTCAAGGGTGGTCTGCTGTATGTGGATTATGGAACCACCAATTCCTTCGGCAACTCGGTGCCTCCAGCTACCGTGCCCAACACCGCCCTCAATTTTCCCAGCGTCAGCACCAGCCTAACCGGCCTTACCCCCAACACCACCTATTTCTGGCGCTACCGCTTCGTTACCGACGCGGGAACTTTCAACAGCCCTACCCAGACCTTCACCACCTCGGCTGCTCCCACCTTTGCCCTCACGGTCAATAAGAACGGCACAGGTTCAGGAACCGTAACCAGCAGCCCAGCGGGTATCAATTGTGGGGCCACCTGTACCGCCAGCTTCGCCCAGGGAACCACGGTAACGCTAACCGCGGCACCAGCGTCGGGTTCGGTTTTCGCAGGGTGGAGTGGAGGTGGTTGTGGTGGTACAGGTACATGCACGGTCACGATGAGTGCGGCTCAGAGCGTCACCGCAACCTTCAACACCGCGCCCACCTCTACCTTCAACCTTACCGTCAACAAAAGCGGCACCGGTAGCGGCACGATCACCAGCAGCCCAAGTGGCATCAACTGTGGAGCTACCTGCTCTGCGTCGTTCAATGCAGGTACGGCCGTTACCCTTAGCGCGGCTGCTGCCAGCGGCTCTACCTTTGCTGGCTGGAGTGGGGGTGGTTGCAGCGGTACGGGCACCTGTACCCTAACCATGAACGCAGCGCAAAACGTGACTGCTACCTTCAATACTGCTCAGAGCTTCGGTACCCTGAACCTGCAAGTGACGGGTCTGCCCAGCGGCAACAGCGCGACCCTCACCATCACCGGCCCGAACGGTTTCAACCAGCAGCGCACCATCCTGACCGGTACCGGCCAGTCGCTTTCCGATGTGGTAACAGGTACATACACGGTTACCGCACCCAGTGTGGTGGTGGGTGGTGTCACCTACAACCCCAACCCAGCCAGCCAGACCGTGAACGTGACCACCGGTAGCGCTACCGCCAGCGTTAACTACACCCAGGCTCCTGCAGCCAGCTTCGCGCTCACAGTGAATAAAGGTGGTACCGGCAGCGGCACGGTGAGCAGCAGCCCGGCGGGCATCAACTGCGGTGCGACCTGCAACGCTGCCTTTAGCTCGGGGGCTAGCGTGATCCTGAGTGCGGTGGCCGATACCGGTTCTACTTTTGCTGGCTGGAGTGGGGCCTGTACAGGTACAGGTACCTGCTCGGTTACGATGGATGCTGCCAAGACGGTCACGGCTACCTTTAACACCACACCGGCAGGAAGCCCGACCATTACCGCCGCCAAGCCCGCCAACGCCCCCACCGATGCCACCCGCAACAAGGGCCAGAGTAACGTCTCGATGCTGGCCTTCACCCTCAATCCCTCGCAAGCTACCCAGCTCCAAAGCATCACCCTGCAGGCCACGGGTACTGGCCACGACGGCCTCGACCTCACGGCGGTCAAGCTGATCCGCGATGCCAACGCTAACGGTCAAATTGACTCAGGTGAGACACCCATCGCCACCGGTAACTTCAGTGCTGACAACGGCACCCTCACCTTCAGCCTGTCCAGCCCACTGGCCCTCAGTCCGGGCAACAGCCAGTTCTTGGTGGTAGCCGATATCGCCAGTACGTTGGCTGCTCGTCCGGCGGTGCTGAAAGCCCAAAGCCTCCCGGCTCTACCTGCGCCACTGCTGCTTACCATGCTGCCCTTGATGCTGCTGGGTGCATGGCGTATGCGCTCTTTGCGGGTGGGCTTCCTGGCGCTGGCCCTAGCCCTCACACTGGCAGCCTGTGGGGGCGGAGGTCAGAACACGGTTCCAGTTAACAAGACCTACCAGATCAACCTAACCGCACTGAGCGCTCAAGGGAGCCCCACCGTGAGTGGTCTACCTATTACCGGTGCGACCATTACGGTGCAGAAGTAG